From one Lolium rigidum isolate FL_2022 chromosome 4, APGP_CSIRO_Lrig_0.1, whole genome shotgun sequence genomic stretch:
- the LOC124647103 gene encoding uncharacterized protein LOC124647103 — protein sequence MKQPAASPGRAEKQQQLPAPPGLARLLLSKSRRGGRSRRAPATSPMFVSRRSRAAAGADGEPSSPKVTCIGQVRMRKGKKGGKKGAAGTGVPARASTPEKARGYCRCLKKAFLCGGLFGFDRGGRKHKAPSPVSERSRRSPWVFSSRDVAVAAAPKQPDPRSDRAEEEDEEEMGVGVGVFCSVEQDETEEPGINNGGKDEEEAGEAAELVSSATTTPPKNALLLMRCRSAPQNRTSPLTARFAAANAPSPVQETVDFTVEITPTASARASPSPRKPEMVPVERDDDDKWQEMLSSAAQEQQEQQEARAEQEEQSDDFDEEEEAEELRCSSARPLVLPRCKSEPATTAAAKMAAGIGSEAAPSGCFWAHGGGSGRRRHAPPLSPVSAAPVFLTGH from the coding sequence ATGAAGCAGCCGGCGGCGAGCCCGGGGCGGGCGgagaagcagcagcagctgccggcgccgccggggcTGGCGCGGCTGCTGCTCAGCAAGAGCCGGCGCGGGGGGCGGTCCCGCCGcgcgccggccacgtcgcccatgTTCGTGTCCCGCAGGAGCCGCGCGGCCGCGGGGGCGGACGGGGAGCCGTCGTCGCCCAAGGTGACGTGCATTGGGCAGGTGCGGATGCGCAAGgggaagaagggcggcaagaagggggcggcggggacgggAGTGCCGGCCAGGGCGTCCACGCCGGAGAAGGCCAGGGGGTACTGCCGCTGCCTCAAGAAGGCGTTCCTCTGCGGCGGGCTGTTCGGGTTCGACCGGGGCGGGCGGAAGCACAAGGCGCCGTCGCCGGTGTCGGAGCGGAGCCGCCGGTCGCCGTGGGTGTTCAGCAGCAGGGAcgtggccgtcgccgccgcgcccaaGCAGCCGGATCCGAGGAGCGACCgtgccgaggaggaggacgaggaagagaTGGGTGTGGGAGTCGGTGTCTTCTGCTCGGTGGAGCAAGACGAGACGGAGGAGCCGGGGATCAACAACGGTGGCAAGGACGAGGAAGAGGCAGGGGAGGCGGCGGAGCTCGTGTCGTCGGCGACCACGACGCCGCCCAAGAACGCGCTCCTCCTCATGCGCTGCCGCTCGGCGCCGCAGAACCGCACGTCCCCGCTCACCGCCCGgttcgccgccgccaacgcgccGTCGCCGGTCCAGGAAACGGTCGATTTCACGGTGGAGATCACCCCGACGGCGTCAGCTCGGGCGTCTCCCTCTCCGCGCAAGCCGGAGATGGTGCCGGTGGAAAGGGACGACGACGATAAGTGGCAAGAGATGCTCTCCAGCGCCGCGCAGGAGCAGCAAGAACAACAAGAGGCGCGTGCAGAACAGGAGGAGCAAAGCGACGActtcgacgaggaagaagaggccgaggagctGAGGTGCTCGTCGGCGCGGCCGCTGGTGCTGCCGAGATGCAAGTCGGAGCCGGCAACAACCGCGGCGGCGAAAATGGCTGCCGGGATCGGCTCCGAAGCGGCGCCCTCTGGGTGCTTCTGGGCTCACGGCGGGGGCAGCGGCCGCCGGAGGCACgcgccgccgctgtcgccggTGTCCGCCGCTCCGGTGTTCTTGACCGGTCACTGA